From Paenarthrobacter sp. A20:
CGAGGCCCTCCTGGTGGTGGCCGGGCTGGGCTACGAACGCGCCGGCGAACTGGTCACCCTCAAGGAAATGTTGGGCAAGGACCGCGCCCTGGTGGTGGGCCGGGCCGACGAGGAACGCGTAGTCCGGCTGTCAGGCGCCCTTCAAAGTGTCCACCTGAAGGTCGGCGATGCACTGTCCCTGGACTCACGGACCGGCTACGCCCTTGAGAAGGTGCCGAGGGCCGAGGTGGAGAACCTTGTCCTCGAAGAAGTTCCGGATATCACCTATCAGGACATTGGCGGTCTCGGCCCCCAAATCGAACAGATCCGCGACGCCGTGGAGCTGCCGTTCCTGCACCCGGACCTCTACCGCGAACATGGGCTCAAGGCCCCCAAAGGCATACTGCTGTACGGCCCTCCGGGTTGCGGCAAGACGCTCATCGCCAAGGCTGTGGCAAATTCCCTTGCAGCCCGTGCCGCAGAACGCGCCGGCAACACCGATCTCAAGAGCTACTTCCTGAACATCAAGGGACCCGAGCTCCTGGACAAGTATGTGGGCGAGACCGAGCGCCACATCCGCCTCATTTTCTCGCGTGCCCGTGAAAAGGCATCCGATGGCAGCCCTGTCGTCGTCTTCTTCGACGAAATGGACTCGCTGTTCCGCACCCGCGGTACCGGCGTTTCGTCCGACGTCGAAACCACTATCGTGCCCCAGTTGCTGAGCGAGATCGACGGCGTGGAGCGTCTGGACAACGTCATTGTCATCGGCGCCTCCAACCGTGAGGACATGATCGATCCCGCCATTCTTCGACCCGGTCGCCTCGACGTAAAAGTGAAGATCCAGCGCCCCGACGCCGAGGCCGCGGCGGACATTTTTGCCAAGTACATCACCACGGACCTGCCCTTCCACGCCCAGGACCTTGCCGAGTATGGCGGAGACGTGCAGGCCACGGTGGACGCCATGGTCCAGCGCACCGTCGAAGCCATGTATTCCACGGAGAAATCCAACGAATACCTCGAAGTCACCTACGCCAACGGCGATACGGAAATGCTCTACTTCAAGGACTTCAACTCCGGCGCCGTGGTGCAGAACGTCGTGGACCGGGCCAAGAAATACGCCATCAAGGACCTCTTGACCAATCACCAAAAGGGCCTCCGGATCGAGCACCTGCTGCGGGCCGTGGTTGACGAGTTCCGCGAGCATGAGGACATGCCGAACACCACCAACCCGGACGACTGGGCCAGGATCTCGGGCAAGAAGGGTGAACGGATTACGTACATCCGCACGATTGTCCAGGGCAAGGCCGGCCAGGAACCAGGCAAGTCGATTGAAACCACCGCCAACACAGGCCAATACCTGTGACAGCAAGACCCGAAGGTACGCCTGCTGAAAAGTTGCCTGCCGGCGGCGCCATGCGCGTCATGGGCTCGGAAACTGAATACGGAATCCACGCGCCGTCGGCGCCCGGGGCGAATGCCACCATGATGTCCGCAAGGATCATCCAGGCGTACGCCACAGTTACCCGGCAACGGGCAGCCGGGGGAGCAGAGACACGCTGGGACTACACGGACGAAGAACCGTTGCACGATGCACGCGGCTGGACCTTGGACAGGTCAGCCGCGGATCCCAGCCAACTCACAGACCAGCCGCCAGTGCTCGACGCCGAAGCGGTTGCGTTGGCGTACGGTCGCCAGGAGTTGGAGCTCGATGGAGCCGACGAATCCGGTTCCCTGCTGATGAACATGGTCCTGGGAAACGGGGCCCGTCTCTACGTGGACCATGCACACCCAGAGTATTCGAGCCCGGAAGTGACGAATCCGCGCGATGCTGTGGCGTGGGATGCTGCCGGTGACCTGGTTGCCTTGGCCACTGTGAGGAAGGTCGCGGCGGACACCACCCTGCCCCCCATCAATCTTTACAAGAACAACACTGACAACAAGTCAGTGTCTTATGGCTCGCACGAGAACTACCTCATGCCCCGCTCCGTTCCGTTCGGTGACATTATTCGTGGCCTGACGCCATTTTTTGTCTCCCGCCAGGTGGTGTGCGGTGCCGGACGGGTCGGCTTGGGACAGGACAGCTCCACACCCGGATACCAGATCAGCCAACGTGCGGACTTCTTCGAGGCAGAGGTAGGGCTGGAAACAACCATCCGACGTCCCATCATCAACACCAGGGACGAGCCCCACGCAACGGCCGACAAGTACCGCCGCCTTCACGTGATCATCGGTGACGCCAACCTCAGCCAGGCCTCGAACTACCTCAAGTTCGGTACCACCGCCATGGTCCTGAGCCTCATCGAAGCCGGACAGGCTCCGAGGATTGAAGTCCACGAGCCTGTTCAGGCTCTTCAAACCATCAGCCACGACACAACGCTCACAGCCACAGTACGGTTGCTCGACGGCCGAAGGGTGACGGCCCTGGACATCCAGTGGATGTATTACGAGGCAGCGGCCAAACTTGCCCAGGAGACTGGCGTGGCGGACTCGGTTACCGGCGATGGCCACACCCACGATGTCTTGTCACACTGGGAAACCACGTTGACAACGCTGGGAAGCGACCTTGCTGCGGCCTCCTCGTCCGTTGAATGGGTGGCCAAGAAATCACTTCTGGAAGGCTACCGGAACCGTGACGGCCTTGAGTGGAACGACGCCAGGCTCGGATTAGTGGACCTGCAATGGTCGGATATCCGGCCCGAAAAGGGCTTGTACTACAGGCTGCTGTCCAGGGACCGCATGATGCGGATCGTCGACGACGCCGACATCGCCAGGGCGGTGACCGAACCGCCGTCGGACACTCGCGCGTACTTCCGCGGACGGTGTGTTTCCAGGTTTGGCAAGGACGTGGTCGGCGCCAGTTGGGACTCGGTAATTTTCGATGTACCGGGGTTGGGGAAACTGCAGAGGGTACCCACCCGTGAACCGCTGCGTGGAACCCGGGCGTTGACCGGAGCATTGTTCGACCGTCACCAGGATGCAGGTTCATTCCTTGCCGATTTGATGGGCCGAAACCCGCCGCCGGCCAGGAGCTGAGGCTGGAACGGCACACCAACATTCGTGCCCTTCCAAAGCCGTACGCAGCAGCCCACGGCGTGGCAATATGGCATTAGGAAGTCTCCGGCATCAGGGGACTGACAGTAGGGAGAAAGAAAATGGCAGCTCAGGAGCAGCAACAACCGCAGTCGAGGGAAACCGAAACTGAAGTGGACGTACCGGAGGCCCCGCCCGCAGCGCCCGAGGCACAGGCGTCGGAGGCAACCCAGGGCGTGGATGACCTCCTCGATGAAATCGACGGCGTCCTGGAATCAAACGCCGAAGAGTTCGTCCGGGCGTTCGTGCAAAAGGGCGGCCAGTAACCGGACCCACACCGTCAGTACTGCCCGGTCGGCGTGAGGCCGCCGGGCATCGGAACGCAGAGTCGAAGGAGTGCAGCAATGCAGGACCCATCAACCGGCCCCCTGGCCACCCAGGCAACGTCTTCCTTTACGGAGCATCTCCAACGCTCGCGTCCCGAATTACTTCCCTTCAGCCAATCATTACCGGCCGGCATGGTTCCGTCGTCGCCTCATGCCACCACCATCGTTGCCCTGACATATGCGGGAGGTGTCCTGATGGCGGGAGACCGCCGGGCCACGATGGGCAACGTCATCGCCAGCAGGCACATCGAGAAAGTGTTTCCCGCCGACGAGTATTCCGTGCTGGGTATCGCCGGCACGGCCGGCCTGGCCATCGACATCACACGGCTTTTCCAGGTCGAGTTGGAGCACTACGAGAAAATCGAGGGCACGCTCCTGAGCCTGGTGGGCAAGGCCAACCGGCTGGGGGCAATGATCCGCGGGAACCTTCCCATGGCAATGCAGGGGATGGCGGTCATTCCGTTGTTCGCGGGGTTCGACCAAGTGTCCGGCGTCGGGCGGTTGTTCTCCTACGACGTCACCGGCGGCC
This genomic window contains:
- the arc gene encoding proteasome ATPase, yielding MDTSNNDLGRPTPEEAHNAAEEAASRGLAAVQPPEPSSELTVAERQINILRDKLRHIDRQLAAATQNNGKLVSMLETAKAEILRLKGALEQEGQPPYSFGTVVQINPRKQAAAGSSGQAATEESVDIFNAGRKMRVGVSPLVNLNQLAVGQEVLLNEALLVVAGLGYERAGELVTLKEMLGKDRALVVGRADEERVVRLSGALQSVHLKVGDALSLDSRTGYALEKVPRAEVENLVLEEVPDITYQDIGGLGPQIEQIRDAVELPFLHPDLYREHGLKAPKGILLYGPPGCGKTLIAKAVANSLAARAAERAGNTDLKSYFLNIKGPELLDKYVGETERHIRLIFSRAREKASDGSPVVVFFDEMDSLFRTRGTGVSSDVETTIVPQLLSEIDGVERLDNVIVIGASNREDMIDPAILRPGRLDVKVKIQRPDAEAAADIFAKYITTDLPFHAQDLAEYGGDVQATVDAMVQRTVEAMYSTEKSNEYLEVTYANGDTEMLYFKDFNSGAVVQNVVDRAKKYAIKDLLTNHQKGLRIEHLLRAVVDEFREHEDMPNTTNPDDWARISGKKGERITYIRTIVQGKAGQEPGKSIETTANTGQYL
- the dop gene encoding depupylase/deamidase Dop; protein product: MRVMGSETEYGIHAPSAPGANATMMSARIIQAYATVTRQRAAGGAETRWDYTDEEPLHDARGWTLDRSAADPSQLTDQPPVLDAEAVALAYGRQELELDGADESGSLLMNMVLGNGARLYVDHAHPEYSSPEVTNPRDAVAWDAAGDLVALATVRKVAADTTLPPINLYKNNTDNKSVSYGSHENYLMPRSVPFGDIIRGLTPFFVSRQVVCGAGRVGLGQDSSTPGYQISQRADFFEAEVGLETTIRRPIINTRDEPHATADKYRRLHVIIGDANLSQASNYLKFGTTAMVLSLIEAGQAPRIEVHEPVQALQTISHDTTLTATVRLLDGRRVTALDIQWMYYEAAAKLAQETGVADSVTGDGHTHDVLSHWETTLTTLGSDLAAASSSVEWVAKKSLLEGYRNRDGLEWNDARLGLVDLQWSDIRPEKGLYYRLLSRDRMMRIVDDADIARAVTEPPSDTRAYFRGRCVSRFGKDVVGASWDSVIFDVPGLGKLQRVPTREPLRGTRALTGALFDRHQDAGSFLADLMGRNPPPARS
- a CDS encoding ubiquitin-like protein Pup, which produces MAAQEQQQPQSRETETEVDVPEAPPAAPEAQASEATQGVDDLLDEIDGVLESNAEEFVRAFVQKGGQ
- the prcB gene encoding proteasome subunit beta; this translates as MQDPSTGPLATQATSSFTEHLQRSRPELLPFSQSLPAGMVPSSPHATTIVALTYAGGVLMAGDRRATMGNVIASRHIEKVFPADEYSVLGIAGTAGLAIDITRLFQVELEHYEKIEGTLLSLVGKANRLGAMIRGNLPMAMQGMAVIPLFAGFDQVSGVGRLFSYDVTGGRYEEQEHHSVGSGSVFARGALKKLWKPNLTEESAVAVAVEALYDAADDDSATGGPDPVRQLWPVVYTVNRTGNRRVPERDLAAIAGAIVESRAIAGREA